Proteins encoded within one genomic window of Oncorhynchus tshawytscha isolate Ot180627B linkage group LG02, Otsh_v2.0, whole genome shotgun sequence:
- the camk1a gene encoding calcium/calmodulin-dependent protein kinase type 1, with translation MPLGDLEDGNGWKKKTSDIKENYDFKEILGTGAFSEVVLAEEKGTQRLVAIKCIPKKALQGKENNIENEIAVLHRIKHTNIVSLEDIFESTSHLYLVMQLVSGGELFDRIVEKGFYTERDASQLIHQILDAVKYLHDMGIVHRDLKPENLLYYSMDEDSKIMISDFGLSKIEDTGSVMSTACGTPGYVAPEVLAQKPYSKAVDCWSIGVISYILLCGYPPFYDENDAKLFEQILKAEYEFDSPYWDDISDSAKDFICHLMEKDFMKRYTTDQALQHPWICGDTALDKNIHESVSAQIKKNFAKSKWKQAFNATAVVRHMRRLQLGTSLEGPSQITPTSPCHAQALLLQEEDEEEEEEEGPGVEEESLSQRRGSAEGSADRDSLRSCTYCCRPASRV, from the exons GGGGGCGTTCTCGGAGGTGGTGCTAGCGGAGGAGAAGGGGACCCAGAGGCTGGTGGCCATCAAGTGTATCCCCAAGAAGGCTCTGCAGGGAAAGGAGAACAACATCGAGAATGAGATTGCTGTGCtgcacag aATCAAGCACACCAACATTGTTTCACTGGAGGATATATTTGAGAGCACATCCCACTTGTACCTGGTCATGCAGCT gGTGTCGGGAGGGGAGCTGTTTGACCGCATCGTAGAGAAGGGTTTCTACACGGAGAGAGACGCCAGCCAACTCATCCACCAGATTCTGGACGCTGTCAAATACCTCCATGACATGGGCATCGTACACAGGGACCTGAAG ccAGAGAATCTGTTGTATTACAGTATGGACGAAGACTCTAAGATCATGATCAGTGACTTCGGCCTGTCTAAGATCGAGGATACAGGCAGTGTCATGTCTACAGCCTGTGGGACCCCAGGATACGTGG CTCCTGAGGTGTTGGCTCAGAAACCGTACAGCAAAGCAGTAGACTGCTGGTCCATCGGAGTCATCTCTTATATTCT GTTGTGTGGCTACCCTCCGTTTTACGACGAGAACGATGCTAAGCTGTTTGAGCAGATACTGAAGGCAGAGTATGAGTTTGACTCTCCTTACTGGGATGACATCTCCGATTCAG CTAAAGACTTTATCTGTCACCTGATGGAGAAAGACTTCATGAAGAGATATACCACTGATCAAGCACTTCAACACCCCTG GATCTGTGGAGACACAGCTCTTGATAAAAACATCCATGAGTCTGTCAGTGCTCAGATCAAGAAGAACTTTGCTAAAAGTAAATGGAAG CAAGCATTCAACGCCACAGCGGTGGTGAGACACATGCGGAGACTGCAGCTGGGTACCAGCCTAGAGGGCCCCAGCCAGATCACCCCCACCAGCCCCTGTCACGCCCAAGCACTCCTGCTgcaggaggaggacgaggaggaggaggaggaagagggaccgggggtagaggaggagagct tgtcGCAGCGGCGCGGGAGTGCAGAAGGCAGTGCCGACCGGGACAGTCTGAGGAGTTGCACCTACTGCTGCAGGCCAGCAAGTCGCGTCTGA